In Calothrix sp. PCC 7507, one DNA window encodes the following:
- a CDS encoding GUN4 domain-containing protein — protein sequence MIKNWALAIGINQYDFLQPLKYAKRDAQLMQNLLCNEAGFDRVFLFSDDSPDIGGESTRPYRANLRRCLRQIAENSFIEPEDNFWFFFSGHGIRHGDDDYLMPADGDPDDVENTAISIQYLTECLRRCGSDNVVLILDACHYQQKRSGEGIGRQIQQLARQTGVISILSCSPHEASAEIDVLQTGAFTHALLEGLGIQGQCATVKRLQQYLCFRVPEIVAHYKYPRQTPDITQPVTKSHLILIPKYATLEDIAKQQINTVPAEVKQNLELAEALKLGVKVAAVHTVMQTEKVLSELWVGSGDNLNHKTLFSLNAIASPHISETAIDYLSSERGVDYTHLRDLLASGNWREADRETLKLMLKVAARTQAGWLNIESINNFPEIDLCTIDQLWVKYSHGRFGFSVQKRIWESVGGDFDADYETWCQFGDRIGWRRHDNWLFYSDLNFSSTAPVGHFPAAGSVNLLTVWQGWAVGLFSCLVGFSALASRLGKSSL from the coding sequence ATGATAAAAAACTGGGCGTTAGCGATCGGTATTAATCAGTACGACTTCTTGCAACCGCTCAAGTATGCCAAGCGGGATGCACAGTTAATGCAGAACTTGCTCTGCAATGAAGCAGGTTTCGATCGCGTTTTTTTATTTTCGGATGACTCACCAGATATTGGTGGCGAATCAACTCGTCCTTATCGTGCTAACTTGCGGCGATGCTTGCGACAGATAGCTGAAAACTCCTTTATAGAGCCGGAAGACAACTTTTGGTTTTTCTTTAGTGGTCATGGAATTAGACACGGTGACGACGATTATCTTATGCCTGCTGATGGCGATCCAGATGATGTAGAAAATACAGCAATTTCTATTCAATATTTAACAGAATGCCTGCGTCGTTGTGGCTCTGATAATGTAGTCCTGATTTTGGATGCTTGTCACTACCAGCAGAAGCGGAGTGGCGAAGGAATTGGGCGACAAATACAACAGTTGGCGCGTCAAACTGGAGTTATCAGTATTTTGTCTTGTAGTCCTCACGAGGCTTCCGCAGAAATTGATGTGCTGCAAACAGGAGCCTTTACCCACGCGCTATTAGAAGGTTTGGGGATTCAAGGACAATGTGCCACAGTGAAGCGGCTGCAGCAATATCTCTGTTTTCGAGTGCCGGAAATTGTGGCACACTACAAGTATCCTCGGCAAACTCCTGATATTACACAACCAGTAACTAAGTCGCACCTAATTCTGATACCTAAATACGCGACTTTAGAAGATATTGCCAAACAACAGATAAATACTGTCCCAGCAGAAGTTAAGCAGAATCTAGAACTAGCAGAAGCCCTAAAATTGGGGGTAAAGGTTGCAGCTGTTCATACAGTTATGCAGACAGAGAAAGTCCTTTCAGAGTTGTGGGTGGGATCTGGTGATAACCTTAACCACAAGACTCTATTTTCTCTCAATGCGATCGCATCACCGCACATCTCAGAAACTGCGATCGATTATCTGAGTTCGGAACGGGGAGTAGACTACACACATCTACGCGACTTATTAGCATCTGGTAACTGGCGAGAAGCTGATCGAGAAACCCTCAAGCTGATGCTGAAGGTAGCAGCACGCACTCAAGCAGGCTGGTTGAATATCGAATCAATCAATAACTTTCCTGAAATTGACCTTTGTACTATCGATCAACTTTGGGTGAAATACAGTCATGGACGCTTTGGTTTTAGTGTCCAAAAGCGGATTTGGGAAAGCGTCGGTGGTGATTTTGATGCTGATTATGAAACTTGGTGTCAGTTTGGCGATCGCATCGGCTGGCGTCGCCATGACAATTGGCTATTCTACTCTGACCTCAACTTTTCCTCAACTGCTCCCGTGGGTCATTTTCCCGCAGCGGGATCAGTGAATCTCTTGACAGTTTGGCAAGGTTGGGCAGTGGGTCTATTCTCTTGTCTTGTCGGATTCTCGGCTTTAGCGTCGAGACTGGGAAAATCTAGCTTGTAG
- a CDS encoding four helix bundle protein gives MNEQQFKARTKQLALRVIHLVELLPQTRTADVIGKQLLRSATLVAANYRAACRAKSKADLIAKLGIVEEEADETLYWLELLVESGLMTVDQLKSLMQESTEILAMTVASIKTLRNK, from the coding sequence GTGAATGAGCAGCAGTTTAAGGCTAGAACAAAGCAACTTGCATTGCGAGTTATTCATCTAGTTGAGTTACTACCACAAACCAGAACTGCCGATGTAATTGGCAAACAATTGTTGCGTTCAGCTACCTTAGTTGCTGCTAATTATCGAGCAGCCTGTCGAGCTAAATCGAAAGCAGATTTGATTGCCAAACTTGGCATTGTGGAAGAAGAAGCTGATGAGACGCTGTATTGGCTGGAACTTCTTGTAGAATCGGGATTAATGACAGTAGATCAACTAAAAAGCCTGATGCAAGAGTCTACCGAGATTCTAGCTATGACTGTTGCCTCAATCAAAACACTACGAAACAAGTAA
- a CDS encoding TldD/PmbA family protein, with protein MLTNTLLLSNQLPTLKYSSTTEQFDDTWEAPLATLLGLGRAAGADFIEFFLERRNYISCLAEDDAITSISPSLATGAGVRVFRGKADCYVSTNNLSFSGLKAALEKGLSILGLQLPAPTAFIPEINLELLRDYATKRGKDGWLPLCSSIREMGEILLDGTAQLQKKASHVQSRRATYFRDWQEVLVAASDGTFARDIRLTQSVGFNLLCADGANRASIGERAGNTSDANFLRTWDYQQASEQIAESAGKVLYADYVESGTYPIIMANHFGGVIFHEACGHLLETTQIERNTTPFADKKGEKIAHESLTAWDEGRSENAFGTIDMDDEGMPAQRTLLIEKGVLKNFIADRTGSVRTGHPRTGSGRRQNYTFAAASRMRNTYIDAGEYSVDDLFASVDKGIYCKKMGGGSVGATGQFNFSVDEAYLIENGKITKPLKGAILIGEAKEIMNKISMCSQDLELAPGFCGSVSGSIYTTVGQPHIKVDSITVGGR; from the coding sequence ATGCTTACAAATACGCTACTTCTCTCAAACCAACTCCCCACCCTCAAATATTCCTCCACCACGGAGCAATTCGATGATACCTGGGAAGCCCCATTAGCTACCCTGCTAGGATTGGGACGCGCCGCTGGCGCTGACTTTATTGAATTTTTCTTAGAGCGTCGCAACTATATCAGTTGTCTAGCAGAAGACGACGCCATCACCAGCATCTCACCAAGTCTAGCTACAGGTGCAGGAGTCAGAGTATTTCGCGGCAAAGCCGACTGCTACGTCAGCACCAATAACCTTTCGTTTTCTGGTTTGAAAGCAGCTTTAGAAAAAGGTTTGTCCATCCTGGGATTACAACTACCCGCACCTACAGCTTTCATTCCCGAAATTAACCTAGAATTACTGCGCGATTACGCCACAAAAAGGGGCAAAGATGGGTGGTTACCTCTGTGTAGTTCCATCCGCGAAATGGGAGAAATATTGCTTGATGGTACTGCTCAGTTGCAGAAAAAAGCTAGCCATGTCCAGTCCCGCCGGGCTACTTACTTCAGAGATTGGCAAGAAGTATTAGTCGCCGCCAGTGATGGTACATTTGCCCGTGACATTCGTCTCACCCAATCTGTAGGCTTTAACCTCCTGTGTGCGGATGGTGCTAACCGCGCCTCTATCGGTGAACGCGCTGGGAATACTAGCGACGCCAACTTTTTGAGAACCTGGGATTATCAACAAGCCTCCGAGCAAATCGCCGAATCTGCAGGTAAAGTGCTGTATGCCGATTACGTAGAATCAGGCACATATCCCATCATTATGGCGAATCACTTCGGCGGGGTAATTTTCCACGAAGCTTGTGGACACCTCCTAGAAACCACTCAAATTGAACGCAACACCACGCCTTTCGCCGACAAAAAAGGCGAAAAAATTGCCCACGAAAGTCTCACGGCTTGGGATGAAGGGCGTTCTGAAAATGCCTTCGGTACAATTGACATGGATGACGAAGGTATGCCTGCTCAAAGAACGTTACTAATTGAAAAAGGCGTTCTCAAAAATTTCATTGCCGATAGAACCGGCTCAGTCCGTACAGGACACCCCAGAACCGGCAGTGGACGCCGCCAAAATTATACCTTTGCTGCTGCTAGCCGGATGCGTAACACTTATATTGATGCTGGTGAATACAGCGTTGATGATTTATTTGCCTCCGTTGATAAAGGTATTTACTGTAAAAAAATGGGTGGCGGTAGTGTTGGCGCTACAGGCCAATTTAACTTCAGTGTCGATGAAGCTTATTTAATTGAAAATGGCAAAATCACCAAACCATTAAAGGGAGCAATTCTCATTGGTGAAGCGAAGGAAATTATGAATAAAATTTCCATGTGTTCCCAAGATTTAGAACTCGCCCCTGGTTTCTGCGGCTCCGTTAGTGGCAGCATTTACACCACAGTTGGACAACCTCACATCAAGGTTGATTCCATCACCGTAGGCGGACGCTAA
- the mgtE gene encoding magnesium transporter, with the protein MLIQDVRNSVVDVSDLNQLKWSLNHLQPVDAGEYIAQLPKKQRAIAFRLLNKAHAIDVFEYLPTEVQEELINSLHDVQVVQLVEAMSPDERAELFDELPAGVIKRLLQELSPEQRQATATILGYTEGTAGRVMTTEYVRLREGLTVGEALSKIRRQDEDKETIYYAYVTDDNRTLVSVVSLRQLLFTFPEVSIRDIASDRVIKVRTETPQEDVAQIMKRYDLIAIPVVDREDRLVGIITIDDVIDILEEEATEDIQKLAGVSGDEAALSAPQVTILKRLPWLLGIMALYIGAASAIAPFQPVISAVPVLAVIMPIFSNTGGTVGIQALTVTIRGLGVGEVTPRDTLKILRKELLAGLGTALALSITMILLSLIWAKPQERWVALIAGMVMATNTIVAVTLGTLLPMGLKRLKLDPALVSGPLVTTMLDTIGFLTFLSLISLALNVFHLPH; encoded by the coding sequence ATGCTTATACAGGATGTTCGCAATTCAGTTGTTGACGTTTCTGACTTAAACCAGCTCAAATGGAGTTTAAATCATTTACAACCCGTTGATGCTGGTGAGTACATTGCACAATTGCCTAAAAAACAGCGGGCGATCGCTTTCCGCCTACTTAATAAAGCTCATGCAATTGATGTTTTTGAATATCTGCCCACAGAAGTACAAGAAGAACTGATCAATTCTCTACATGACGTTCAAGTAGTACAACTTGTGGAAGCAATGAGTCCGGATGAACGGGCAGAATTGTTTGACGAACTACCTGCTGGGGTAATCAAACGGTTATTACAGGAATTGAGTCCAGAACAAAGACAAGCCACGGCGACGATTCTCGGTTATACCGAAGGCACCGCTGGGCGGGTGATGACAACAGAATACGTGCGGTTGCGGGAAGGATTGACTGTCGGTGAAGCCCTCAGCAAAATCCGTCGTCAGGATGAAGACAAGGAAACAATTTACTACGCCTACGTTACAGACGATAATCGCACTCTAGTGAGTGTGGTTTCTTTGCGCCAGTTGCTATTTACGTTCCCTGAAGTATCAATCCGAGATATTGCTAGCGATCGCGTCATTAAGGTGAGAACCGAAACTCCCCAAGAAGATGTCGCCCAAATCATGAAGCGTTATGACTTAATCGCGATCCCGGTAGTTGATCGGGAAGATAGATTAGTCGGTATTATCACGATTGATGATGTGATTGATATTTTGGAGGAGGAAGCGACAGAAGATATTCAAAAACTAGCCGGTGTGAGTGGTGATGAAGCGGCTTTATCTGCTCCCCAAGTCACGATTCTTAAGCGTTTACCTTGGCTATTGGGAATCATGGCGCTGTATATTGGTGCTGCGAGTGCGATCGCCCCTTTCCAACCAGTAATCTCTGCTGTGCCCGTTTTAGCCGTGATCATGCCGATTTTTTCTAACACTGGCGGTACTGTTGGTATTCAAGCATTAACGGTAACAATTCGCGGTTTAGGTGTGGGTGAAGTCACACCCAGAGATACCCTCAAAATTCTCCGCAAAGAACTTTTAGCCGGTTTAGGTACCGCCTTAGCTTTATCAATCACAATGATTTTGCTGTCCTTGATTTGGGCAAAACCCCAAGAGCGATGGGTGGCACTCATTGCAGGCATGGTGATGGCAACTAATACAATTGTTGCTGTGACTCTCGGTACTTTACTACCAATGGGTTTAAAGCGACTCAAGTTAGATCCTGCTCTCGTTAGTGGCCCTTTAGTGACAACAATGCTCGATACCATTGGGTTTTTAACGTTTCTGAGCCTAATTTCTCTAGCTTTAAATGTGTTCCATCTACCACATTAA
- a CDS encoding glycosyltransferase family 2 protein yields MLENITPLILTYNEAPNIKRTLQHLIWAKHIIVIDSYSTDETLDILLSYPQIKLFKRKFDTHTTQWNYGLQQVNSEWVLSLDADYIVSDELITEINKLPQESKINGYFARFKYCIFGKPLRGTLLPPRQVLFRKDKSIYIDDGHTQRLQLQGKSAMLSGYIFHDDRKPVSRWFSSEIKYSVLEAKKLLETPIAQLSFVERVRYTKVLAPFLVLIYCLILKGGILDGWHGWYYAFQRTLSEILLAINLMHSEFTNKHKN; encoded by the coding sequence ATGCTTGAAAATATAACTCCTCTTATCCTCACCTACAATGAAGCTCCTAACATTAAACGTACTCTGCAACATCTCATTTGGGCAAAACATATTATAGTCATTGATAGTTATAGTACTGATGAAACTCTCGATATTTTACTATCCTACCCGCAAATTAAACTATTCAAACGAAAATTTGATACTCATACAACACAATGGAATTATGGTTTGCAACAAGTTAATTCTGAGTGGGTTCTCTCTTTGGATGCCGACTATATTGTTTCTGATGAACTGATTACTGAAATCAATAAATTACCTCAAGAATCAAAAATAAATGGCTATTTTGCTAGATTCAAATATTGTATTTTCGGCAAACCCTTACGAGGTACTCTACTACCTCCCCGGCAGGTTCTTTTTAGAAAAGATAAATCAATTTACATTGATGATGGTCATACGCAACGCCTACAACTTCAAGGTAAGTCAGCCATGCTATCTGGCTACATTTTTCATGACGATCGCAAACCTGTATCTCGATGGTTTAGCTCAGAAATTAAATATTCAGTTTTAGAAGCAAAAAAGTTACTTGAAACCCCAATTGCTCAACTTAGCTTTGTAGAGCGAGTGCGATACACAAAAGTATTAGCTCCCTTTTTAGTCCTGATCTATTGCTTGATTTTAAAAGGTGGGATACTTGATGGCTGGCATGGTTGGTATTATGCCTTTCAAAGAACTTTATCTGAAATTCTACTTGCCATTAATCTCATGCATAGTGAATTCACAAATAAGCATAAAAATTAA
- a CDS encoding carbamoyltransferase C-terminal domain-containing protein, with the protein MHILGINAYHGDASACLIQNGQLVAAVEEERFNRVKHWAGFPVESIRYCLKVGGISAADLDHVAVSFNPKANLNRKLLFTLKQRPALSSLIDRYNKQSKSTSFKQQLATACYCQLADIHAPIHTLEHHTTHLASAFLVSPFEKAAILSVDGMGDFVSTLSAAGDRHNLEYFSRTYYPHSIGYLYNAITLYLGFPAYGDEYKVMGLAPYGEPEYLEAFRRVIYPQGDGFELNLDYFTHHEQGIAMKWESGIPKVEPFYSQQLEKLLGPARQPNAEITAKHQNIAASVQAVTEEIIFHLLNRLSDRYPSENLCLAGGVAMNSVTNGKIPQNTPFKNVYIPVGAADNGTCIGAAFFVWHQILKQPRQFILNHAYWGCEFSDEECLLTLQSHNLQPLHLEREALLNQVVDALCAGKVVGWFQGRMEFGARALGNRSLLADPRRVDMRDIINLKIKFREKFRPFAPSILEERVGEYFEIDTPVPFMEKVLKVRPEKRAQIPAVTHVDDTGRLQSVSRSTNPLYWELINTFAQRTGVPLLLNTSLNENEPIVRTPTEAILCFLRTHMDALVLGSYYVERPLKDV; encoded by the coding sequence ATGCATATCCTCGGAATTAACGCCTACCACGGCGATGCTTCAGCGTGTCTAATTCAAAATGGTCAACTAGTTGCAGCCGTTGAAGAAGAACGATTTAATCGAGTGAAACATTGGGCTGGGTTTCCAGTAGAATCTATCCGCTATTGTTTAAAAGTTGGTGGTATTAGCGCGGCAGATTTAGATCATGTAGCTGTATCTTTTAACCCCAAAGCTAACCTAAATCGTAAACTCTTATTCACCTTAAAACAACGTCCTGCTCTATCTTCACTCATAGATAGATACAATAAACAAAGCAAATCTACTAGTTTCAAGCAACAGTTAGCCACAGCTTGCTACTGTCAATTAGCAGATATTCATGCCCCCATTCATACCCTAGAACATCATACAACTCACTTAGCCAGCGCTTTCTTAGTGTCCCCCTTTGAAAAAGCAGCTATTTTATCAGTTGATGGGATGGGAGACTTTGTCAGCACACTATCAGCCGCAGGCGATCGCCATAATTTAGAATATTTCTCTCGCACCTACTATCCACACTCCATCGGTTATCTTTACAACGCCATTACCCTCTACCTCGGCTTTCCCGCCTATGGAGATGAATACAAGGTGATGGGGTTAGCACCATACGGAGAACCAGAATATCTCGAAGCCTTCCGGCGGGTTATTTACCCCCAAGGAGACGGTTTTGAGTTGAACTTGGATTACTTCACTCACCATGAACAAGGTATTGCGATGAAGTGGGAGAGTGGAATACCCAAGGTTGAACCTTTCTACAGTCAACAGCTAGAAAAATTATTGGGGCCAGCACGACAACCGAATGCAGAGATTACTGCCAAACATCAGAATATTGCGGCTTCTGTGCAAGCTGTCACAGAAGAAATTATTTTTCATTTACTGAATCGATTAAGCGATCGCTATCCGAGTGAGAATCTTTGTTTAGCCGGTGGTGTGGCGATGAATTCCGTCACTAATGGCAAAATTCCCCAAAATACTCCCTTTAAAAATGTCTATATTCCTGTGGGTGCGGCTGACAATGGCACATGTATTGGTGCAGCTTTTTTTGTTTGGCATCAAATACTGAAACAACCACGTCAATTTATTTTAAACCATGCCTATTGGGGTTGTGAGTTTTCCGATGAAGAATGCTTACTAACATTGCAGTCCCACAATCTGCAACCATTACATTTAGAGCGTGAAGCACTGCTAAATCAAGTTGTTGACGCTCTGTGTGCAGGAAAAGTAGTTGGTTGGTTCCAAGGTAGAATGGAATTTGGCGCTAGGGCTTTGGGTAACAGATCCTTGCTGGCCGATCCCCGTCGTGTAGATATGCGGGATATCATTAACCTCAAAATCAAATTCCGGGAAAAGTTTCGCCCTTTTGCTCCTAGTATTCTCGAAGAACGGGTAGGCGAATATTTTGAGATTGATACGCCAGTACCATTCATGGAAAAAGTCTTGAAAGTGCGTCCTGAAAAAAGAGCGCAAATTCCCGCCGTTACCCATGTGGATGATACTGGACGCTTACAAAGTGTCAGTCGCAGCACTAATCCTCTGTATTGGGAATTGATTAATACTTTTGCTCAACGCACTGGTGTACCCCTGCTTTTAAATACGTCCCTCAACGAAAATGAACCCATTGTGCGGACTCCCACAGAAGCTATTCTCTGCTTTTTGAGAACTCATATGGATGCTTTGGTCTTGGGTTCTTATTACGTAGAACGTCCTTTGAAGGATGTTTAG
- a CDS encoding Uma2 family endonuclease produces the protein MSLLTLNLDTVHLTEEQFYELCQNNRELKFERNAKRELIIMSPVGGESGNREADLIIDLGIWNRETGLGYTFSSSTIFKLPNGADRSPDAAWIQRQRWEALTPQQRCKFPPIAPDFVIELRSATDDLEMLRSKMREYMDAGVKLAWLINPQQQQVEISRQGRDLEVQNLSTELLGEDVLPGFSLSLSCY, from the coding sequence ATGAGTCTTTTGACATTAAATTTAGACACCGTTCACTTGACAGAAGAACAGTTCTATGAACTTTGTCAAAATAACCGCGAGTTGAAATTTGAACGCAATGCTAAAAGAGAATTAATTATTATGTCACCCGTTGGGGGAGAAAGCGGTAATCGAGAAGCGGACTTGATTATTGATCTGGGAATCTGGAACCGAGAAACTGGCCTCGGTTATACCTTTAGTTCATCTACTATATTTAAGTTACCAAATGGTGCCGATCGCTCTCCAGATGCGGCGTGGATTCAACGCCAACGATGGGAAGCACTCACACCCCAACAAAGGTGTAAATTTCCTCCTATTGCACCAGATTTTGTGATTGAATTAAGGTCGGCAACAGATGATTTAGAAATGTTGCGTTCTAAAATGCGGGAATATATGGATGCAGGGGTGAAATTGGCATGGTTGATTAATCCTCAACAGCAGCAAGTAGAAATTTCTCGCCAAGGACGGGACTTGGAAGTGCAAAATCTTTCGACAGAATTATTAGGTGAAGATGTATTGCCAGGATTTAGCTTGAGTCTATCTTGTTATTAG
- a CDS encoding TldD/PmbA family protein: MPNINEIATYAKDNAEKLGIKKFDIYGSTVDETSVQVDQGEPKQVKASNRSGVTVRVWNEDNTMGITSTTDVDPQGLELALKTAYEASFFGVKENVPDFSPEATIPIPNTPHDKAAQAPVAELIEKLLVAEKELLAAHPAIKGVPYNGLAQRDIDRFYLNSDGAVRTESHSLASVYLYSKTEEEGKKPRSAGAFRINRSLDNLDVNGCIQETAQKTISHLNYEKIKSGKYRVVFSAEAFLSLLGAFSNLFNAQSILDNQSLSKPDDLGKEIASPFLSVYDDALHPANIGAESFDGEGTPTRQVSLIEKGILTGFLHSAGTAKRLNAQPTGNASIGAKVSVSPNFYHVFRAADPEQELSLETVENVILIDDLQALHAGVKALQGSFSLPFDGWLINKGVKTSIESATVAGDFLELLKSISYVEKEAELTPGGVSPRIWVDELSITGE; the protein is encoded by the coding sequence ATGCCGAATATCAACGAAATCGCCACTTATGCCAAGGATAATGCTGAGAAACTTGGCATTAAAAAATTTGACATCTACGGCTCAACGGTAGATGAAACCAGTGTACAAGTGGATCAAGGTGAGCCAAAACAAGTGAAAGCTTCAAACCGTTCTGGTGTCACCGTGCGTGTCTGGAATGAAGACAATACAATGGGCATCACCAGCACCACAGATGTAGATCCGCAGGGATTGGAATTAGCTTTAAAAACAGCCTATGAAGCTAGTTTTTTTGGTGTGAAGGAAAACGTTCCTGATTTTAGCCCAGAGGCTACTATTCCTATTCCCAATACACCACACGACAAAGCAGCACAAGCACCTGTGGCTGAACTTATAGAAAAATTGCTAGTAGCTGAAAAAGAATTACTCGCAGCTCACCCAGCAATTAAAGGAGTGCCTTATAACGGTTTAGCACAAAGAGATATTGACAGGTTCTATCTCAATAGCGATGGTGCTGTGAGAACCGAATCTCACTCATTAGCATCAGTTTATCTTTACAGCAAAACTGAGGAAGAAGGAAAAAAGCCCCGCAGTGCTGGTGCTTTTAGAATCAACCGCAGTTTAGATAATTTAGATGTTAATGGTTGCATCCAAGAAACTGCCCAGAAAACTATCAGCCACTTGAACTATGAAAAAATCAAGTCTGGTAAATATCGCGTTGTTTTCTCCGCTGAAGCTTTTTTAAGTTTGTTGGGTGCTTTTTCCAACTTGTTCAATGCTCAAAGTATTTTAGATAATCAAAGCCTTTCTAAACCTGATGATTTAGGTAAGGAAATTGCTTCCCCTTTTCTTTCTGTGTATGATGATGCGTTGCATCCTGCTAATATTGGTGCAGAAAGTTTTGATGGTGAAGGTACTCCCACTCGTCAGGTATCGCTGATTGAAAAAGGCATTTTAACAGGCTTTCTCCATAGTGCGGGAACTGCCAAAAGGTTAAATGCCCAGCCCACAGGTAATGCTAGTATTGGTGCTAAAGTCAGCGTTAGTCCTAATTTCTATCACGTTTTTAGAGCAGCAGATCCTGAGCAGGAATTAAGCTTAGAAACTGTGGAAAATGTGATTTTAATTGATGATTTGCAAGCCCTTCATGCGGGTGTTAAAGCCTTACAAGGTTCGTTTTCTCTCCCGTTCGATGGGTGGTTAATTAACAAAGGTGTCAAGACGAGTATTGAGTCAGCTACTGTTGCTGGCGATTTCTTGGAACTTTTGAAGTCAATTAGTTATGTAGAAAAGGAAGCAGAGTTAACACCAGGGGGCGTTTCTCCTAGAATCTGGGTTGATGAGTTGTCGATTACTGGTGAGTAA
- a CDS encoding PadR family transcriptional regulator, giving the protein MPRENKSKYAILGILSFGPQSGYDIKKKIESSTSNFWSESYGQIYPILKQFVAQGLATQSIKPQVGKPDRHVYMLTDKGLMELQQWLTEPVEPQVDRIEILLKLFFGEQTTVTDNILHVEQFRKQQQQLLQKYQAIAQAAQDADQINTPYWLMTASYKLHVTQALINWCEETLAKLNQMAEKI; this is encoded by the coding sequence ATGCCAAGAGAAAATAAAAGCAAGTACGCCATCCTGGGAATATTGAGTTTTGGGCCCCAATCCGGTTACGACATCAAAAAAAAGATTGAATCCAGCACCAGCAATTTTTGGAGTGAGAGTTATGGGCAGATTTATCCCATTCTCAAACAATTCGTGGCTCAAGGATTGGCAACGCAATCGATTAAACCGCAAGTTGGCAAGCCAGATCGTCACGTTTACATGCTCACAGACAAAGGTTTGATGGAGTTGCAACAGTGGTTGACGGAACCTGTCGAGCCACAAGTAGATAGAATCGAGATTTTGTTAAAGCTGTTTTTCGGAGAACAAACGACTGTAACTGACAACATTCTTCATGTAGAACAATTCCGTAAGCAGCAACAACAATTGTTGCAAAAATATCAAGCGATCGCCCAAGCAGCACAAGACGCTGATCAAATCAATACCCCCTACTGGCTGATGACAGCTAGCTATAAGCTGCATGTGACTCAAGCTTTGATTAATTGGTGTGAAGAAACCTTAGCTAAACTCAATCAAATGGCAGAAAAAATATAA
- a CDS encoding aspartate carbamoyltransferase catalytic subunit codes for MPTTTWNRHHILSLADFSAVEYDTVLQTAASFQEVLSRRTKKVPTLQGQVVANLFFEPSTRTRSSFEIAAKRLSADTLNFAASTSSMTKGETILDTAKTYLAMGTDIMVIRHREAGVPNAIAQEMDRLGVKVSVLNAGDGQHEHPSQGLLDLFTICSLIDPTRPRIELLQGKKIAIVGDILHSRVARSNIWSLTASGAEVHLAAPPTLLPKLFADYFSEETAEKSLVTERLALSGVERSRSAIPNRQLFLHWDLEPALRDADFVMTLRLQKERMTAHLLPSLREYHQLFGITRSKLKLSKPDVKVLHPGPVNRGVEISSDLMDDPEFSLIQAQVTSGVAVRMALLYLIGSGKV; via the coding sequence ATGCCTACTACTACCTGGAATCGTCATCACATTCTTTCTCTAGCTGACTTTAGTGCCGTTGAATACGATACTGTTTTGCAAACTGCTGCTAGTTTTCAAGAAGTGCTATCACGGCGAACAAAGAAGGTGCCAACCTTGCAAGGACAGGTGGTGGCTAATTTATTTTTTGAACCTTCTACTCGCACTCGCAGCAGTTTTGAAATTGCCGCTAAACGCTTAAGTGCAGATACTTTGAATTTTGCCGCGTCAACTTCTTCCATGACTAAGGGAGAAACAATTCTCGACACAGCGAAGACCTATTTGGCGATGGGAACTGATATCATGGTGATTCGCCATCGAGAAGCAGGAGTACCGAATGCGATCGCTCAAGAAATGGATCGTCTCGGTGTAAAAGTGAGTGTCCTCAACGCTGGCGATGGTCAACATGAGCATCCTTCCCAAGGATTACTTGACTTATTTACCATCTGTAGTCTCATTGACCCAACCCGTCCCCGGATAGAACTTTTGCAGGGGAAAAAAATTGCGATTGTCGGGGATATTCTCCATTCTCGCGTAGCGCGATCGAATATTTGGAGTTTGACAGCAAGTGGAGCCGAAGTACATCTAGCAGCACCACCCACCCTGTTACCTAAATTATTTGCTGATTATTTCTCTGAAGAGACAGCCGAAAAATCCCTGGTCACTGAGCGGCTCGCCTTGAGCGGAGTCGAAAGGAGCCGAAGTGCAATACCCAATCGTCAACTATTCTTACATTGGGATTTAGAACCAGCCTTGCGCGATGCTGATTTTGTCATGACTTTGCGCCTGCAAAAAGAACGCATGACAGCCCATTTACTGCCAAGTTTGCGAGAATATCATCAACTATTTGGCATTACACGTAGCAAACTAAAATTATCTAAACCTGATGTCAAAGTTTTACATCCCGGGCCAGTCAACCGTGGTGTCGAAATTAGCTCAGATTTAATGGATGACCCGGAATTTAGCCTCATTCAAGCACAAGTTACCAGCGGTGTCGCCGTTCGCATGGCGCTACTATATCTAATTGGTAGCGGTAAAGTGTAA